The following are encoded in a window of Pseudomonas multiresinivorans genomic DNA:
- the flhB gene encoding flagellar biosynthesis protein FlhB: protein MAENDSSEDKTEEPTEKRRRDAREKGQLPRSKELNTLAVLLAGAGGLLMFGASLADALLRLMRGSFEFDRATAMNSESMLNLLIAGAKIGADGVWPILAVLLLAALIGPVALGGWLFSAEALAPKFSRMNPLAGLKRMFSLRSLTELLKALAKFVLVLIVAILVLKSDQDDLLAMSHEPLEQAMVHSAKVVGWSAFWLACSIIFIAAADVPFQLWDNRKKLMMTKQEVKDEYKDSEGKPEVKAKVRQMQREMANRRMMQAVPQADVVITNPTHFAVALQYDAEKGGAPKLLAKGNDFMALKIREIAQEHKVTVLESPALARAVYYSTELDHEIPAGLYLAVAQVLAYVYQLKQYRAGKGKRPGPMPDLPIPPDLRRDE from the coding sequence ATGGCCGAGAACGACAGTAGCGAAGACAAGACAGAGGAACCTACCGAGAAACGGCGCCGCGACGCGCGCGAGAAAGGGCAGCTACCCAGGTCCAAGGAGCTGAACACCCTGGCCGTGCTGCTCGCCGGCGCCGGTGGTCTGCTGATGTTCGGCGCCAGCCTCGCCGACGCGCTGCTGCGCCTGATGCGCGGCAGCTTCGAGTTCGACCGCGCCACGGCGATGAACAGCGAGAGCATGCTCAACCTGCTGATCGCCGGTGCGAAGATCGGCGCCGATGGCGTCTGGCCGATCCTTGCCGTGTTGCTGCTGGCTGCGCTGATCGGGCCGGTGGCCCTGGGCGGCTGGCTGTTTTCCGCCGAGGCGCTGGCGCCCAAGTTCAGCCGGATGAACCCGCTGGCGGGGCTCAAGCGTATGTTCTCGCTGCGCTCGCTGACCGAGTTGCTCAAGGCGCTGGCCAAGTTCGTGCTGGTGCTGATCGTGGCGATACTGGTGCTCAAGTCCGACCAGGACGACCTGCTGGCGATGTCCCACGAGCCGCTGGAGCAGGCCATGGTGCACAGCGCCAAGGTCGTGGGCTGGAGCGCCTTCTGGCTGGCCTGCAGCATCATCTTCATCGCCGCCGCGGACGTTCCGTTCCAGCTCTGGGACAACCGCAAGAAGCTGATGATGACCAAGCAGGAGGTCAAGGACGAGTACAAGGACTCCGAGGGCAAGCCGGAGGTCAAGGCCAAGGTCCGCCAGATGCAGCGCGAGATGGCCAACCGGCGCATGATGCAGGCGGTGCCCCAGGCCGACGTGGTGATCACCAACCCGACCCACTTCGCCGTGGCCCTGCAGTACGACGCGGAGAAGGGCGGTGCGCCCAAGTTGCTGGCCAAGGGCAACGACTTCATGGCGCTGAAGATTCGCGAGATCGCCCAGGAGCACAAGGTCACGGTGCTCGAATCCCCGGCCCTGGCGCGGGCGGTGTACTACTCCACCGAACTGGACCATGAGATTCCCGCCGGCCTATACCTGGCGGTTGCTCAGGTGCTGGCCTATGTCTACCAGCTCAAGCAGTACCGCGCCGGCAAGGGCAAACGCCCCGGCCCGATGCCGGACCTGCCGATTCCGCCGGATTTGCGGCGGGACGAGTGA
- the fliR gene encoding flagellar biosynthetic protein FliR: MLELSNAQIGGWIGAFLFPLFRIAAMLMVMPIIGTQLVPTRVRLYLSVAIAVALVPNLPPMPQVDALSLKAMVYIAQEILVGAMLGFVLQLMFHAFVISGQIISMQMGLGFASMVDPTNGISVPVLGQFFTMLVTLLFLSMNGHLVVFEVLAESFNTLPVGEGLSSNHFITVAGKLGWVLGAGLMIALPAITALLVVNLAFGAMTRAAPQLNIFSIGFPLTLVMGFVIVWIGSADILTQYQALASEGLRLLRELVGAR, encoded by the coding sequence ATGCTCGAGCTCAGCAACGCGCAGATCGGCGGCTGGATCGGGGCCTTCCTGTTCCCGCTGTTCCGCATTGCCGCGATGTTGATGGTGATGCCGATCATCGGCACCCAGCTGGTGCCCACCCGTGTGCGCCTCTACCTGTCCGTGGCGATCGCCGTGGCCCTGGTGCCGAACCTGCCGCCGATGCCGCAGGTGGACGCGCTGAGCCTAAAGGCGATGGTCTACATCGCCCAGGAAATCCTCGTCGGCGCCATGCTCGGCTTCGTCCTGCAGCTGATGTTCCATGCCTTCGTCATCTCCGGGCAGATCATCTCCATGCAGATGGGCCTGGGTTTCGCCTCCATGGTCGACCCCACCAACGGTATTTCCGTGCCAGTGCTGGGGCAGTTCTTCACCATGCTGGTGACGCTGCTGTTCCTCTCCATGAACGGCCACCTGGTGGTGTTCGAGGTGCTGGCCGAAAGCTTCAACACGCTGCCGGTGGGCGAGGGGCTGTCGAGCAACCATTTCATCACCGTGGCCGGGAAGCTCGGCTGGGTCCTGGGTGCCGGCCTGATGATCGCCTTGCCGGCGATCACCGCGCTGCTGGTGGTCAACCTCGCATTCGGCGCCATGACGCGCGCCGCGCCGCAGCTGAATATCTTCTCCATCGGTTTCCCCCTGACCCTGGTCATGGGGTTCGTCATTGTCTGGATTGGCAGTGCCGACATTCTGACTCAGTACCAGGCACTGGCCAGTGAAGGCCTGCGCCTGCTTCGCGAACTCGTGGGGGCCCGCTGA
- the fliQ gene encoding flagellar biosynthesis protein FliQ codes for MTPEVAVDLFREALWLTAVMVGILVLPSLLVGLIVAMFQAATQINEQTLSFLPRLLVVLMTLIVLGPWLLRQLMEYTQSLITSIPTLIG; via the coding sequence ATGACCCCCGAAGTCGCTGTCGACCTGTTCCGTGAAGCGCTCTGGCTGACCGCCGTGATGGTCGGCATCCTGGTGCTGCCCAGCCTGCTGGTGGGCCTGATCGTGGCGATGTTCCAGGCCGCCACGCAGATCAACGAGCAGACCCTGAGTTTCCTGCCGCGCCTGCTGGTGGTATTGATGACCCTGATCGTGCTGGGGCCCTGGCTGCTGCGGCAGCTGATGGAGTACACCCAGTCGCTGATCACCAGCATCCCGACGCTGATCGGCTGA
- the fliP gene encoding flagellar type III secretion system pore protein FliP (The bacterial flagellar biogenesis protein FliP forms a type III secretion system (T3SS)-type pore required for flagellar assembly.), with protein MAPQAFAADPTQLTAITVTTNPQGQQEYSVSLQILLIMTALSFIPAFVMLMTSFTRIIIVFSILRQALGLQSTPSNQVLIGLAMFLTLFVMAPVFDKINTTALQPYLSEQIPAQEAITRAEVPLKAFMLAQTRQSDLELFVRLSKRTDIASADATPLTILVPAFVTSELKTAFQIGFMIFIPFLIIDLVVSSVLMAMGMMMLSPLIISLPFKIMLFVLVDGWALIIGTLAGSFGTV; from the coding sequence ATGGCACCGCAGGCCTTCGCCGCCGATCCGACGCAACTGACGGCGATCACCGTGACCACCAACCCGCAGGGGCAGCAGGAATACTCGGTCAGCCTGCAGATCCTGCTGATCATGACCGCGCTGAGCTTCATCCCGGCGTTCGTCATGCTGATGACCAGCTTCACCCGGATCATCATCGTCTTCTCCATCCTGCGCCAGGCGCTGGGCCTGCAGAGCACGCCGTCGAACCAGGTGCTGATCGGCCTGGCCATGTTCCTCACCCTGTTCGTCATGGCACCGGTGTTCGACAAGATCAACACGACCGCGCTGCAGCCTTACCTGAGCGAACAGATCCCGGCACAGGAAGCGATCACCCGCGCCGAGGTGCCGCTCAAGGCCTTCATGCTGGCGCAGACCCGGCAATCGGACCTGGAGCTGTTCGTGCGGCTGTCCAAGCGCACCGACATCGCCAGCGCCGACGCCACGCCCCTGACCATCCTGGTGCCGGCGTTCGTCACTTCGGAGTTGAAGACGGCGTTCCAGATCGGTTTCATGATCTTCATTCCGTTCCTGATCATCGACCTGGTGGTGTCCAGCGTGCTGATGGCGATGGGCATGATGATGCTCTCGCCACTGATCATCTCGTTGCCGTTCAAGATCATGCTGTTCGTCCTGGTGGACGGCTGGGCGCTGATCATCGGTACGCTCGCCGGCAGTTTCGGGACGGTCTAG